One Candidatus Baltobacteraceae bacterium genomic window carries:
- a CDS encoding ABC transporter permease translates to MRAILAMTKTYLLLAVRIRTAFMFSFVYPFAYLVLYLTAFGSHVPAAQLIGPLLAFTVLSRALFGIGTQFSMMREREILKRYWLAPITPFQILISRLIGNYLLLMIVLVAQIAIAMIIFRLPLLASPVELFVFLSIGVIGVCAIGLLVPSVANTTQEGQIMNQCLFFLCLLLSGSVLPFLALPTWVREGAMTAPPAVLTLGLSRLFSGHPPANAMLSLGLDLVVCAVTCVAIAAALFRWDRNQVVTTPQRAYAAVSLLPLLAFSVALAYFKVI, encoded by the coding sequence ATGCGCGCCATTCTCGCCATGACGAAGACTTATCTGCTTCTCGCAGTCCGAATTCGTACTGCCTTCATGTTCTCGTTCGTGTATCCATTCGCGTATCTCGTGCTCTACCTCACGGCCTTCGGTTCGCATGTTCCAGCCGCTCAACTGATCGGACCGCTTTTGGCATTTACGGTGCTCAGTCGGGCGCTGTTCGGAATCGGGACGCAGTTTTCTATGATGCGCGAGCGCGAGATACTGAAGCGCTATTGGTTGGCTCCCATTACACCATTCCAAATTCTCATCAGCCGCCTCATCGGGAACTACCTACTGCTGATGATCGTCCTTGTTGCGCAGATTGCCATCGCGATGATCATCTTTCGGCTGCCCTTACTCGCGTCCCCGGTCGAACTGTTCGTTTTTCTCTCCATCGGCGTAATCGGCGTCTGCGCGATTGGGCTACTGGTTCCGAGCGTCGCGAACACGACGCAGGAGGGGCAAATCATGAATCAGTGCTTGTTCTTCCTGTGCCTTTTGCTGTCTGGATCGGTCTTGCCCTTTCTCGCGCTGCCCACATGGGTTCGAGAGGGCGCGATGACCGCGCCGCCGGCCGTCTTGACGCTTGGTCTCAGTCGGCTTTTCTCGGGACACCCGCCGGCGAACGCCATGCTTTCTCTGGGTTTGGATCTCGTCGTCTGCGCGGTGACGTGCGTTGCGATCGCGGCCGCGCTGTTCCGTTGGGATCGCAATCAGGTTGTAACGACACCGCAGCGGGCGTATGCGGCGGTTTCGCTGCTTCCGTTGCTAGCGTTCTCCGTTGCTCTTGCTTACTTCAAAGTCATATAA
- a CDS encoding RiPP maturation radical SAM C-methyltransferase: MSKVLLASLPWTTVAAPSMQLGTLVSVLEREDIMVEAKSFYFSFLELLLSQRSADFGLQDYVDIADISFLNGLGEWVFLVEPYASPDERRDETYWNVAGKHISPRLASAAKFARAHAAGFVEWVAQEIVRAEPDIVGFTSTFAQNVCSLAVAKRVKELRPRVATVFGGANVESGMGAALHAEFDWVDYVVRGEGEAALPALVRVVEGARVPSSVPGLCYREDGASVAMPFDMGAQTLMDSVPPPNYDEYFERLRSSKIRAMLEPLIHIPVESSRGCWWGEKHHCTFCGLNGQTMAYRSKNGDNFADEIIGLSRKYRRLLFHGVDNILDLKFFKSFLPRMQAARAEGLDFRFFFETKANLRKEQLQMMGKAGVYRFQPGIEALNTSILRRIDKGVTAIQNVRLLKWARELGMGVDWHLIYGFPGETVENWNEVHDMIPLISHFQPPRLIGLLLERFSPYFDDPDKYGIKMGEAASWYRSLYPLPPERVTELAYYFQYTARDTVSPETIARVQRRLDEIWNDETFVHSSFKYTVGPGFVEIKDRRVGLPAQDIVLSALPAHIFLICDNAVTPLEIEKWLASNEAPFEYSQEIILKILDELHSRRILFREGERWIALATARTPVDGPAAKPLWETSSVRPLAAV; this comes from the coding sequence ATGAGTAAAGTGCTTCTGGCATCGCTTCCGTGGACCACGGTGGCCGCGCCGTCGATGCAGCTTGGAACGTTGGTCTCCGTCCTCGAGCGCGAAGACATCATGGTCGAGGCGAAGTCGTTCTACTTTTCCTTTCTCGAGCTTCTGCTGTCGCAACGTAGCGCCGACTTCGGGCTTCAAGACTACGTCGACATTGCGGACATTTCGTTCTTGAACGGACTGGGGGAATGGGTGTTCCTGGTCGAGCCCTATGCCTCGCCTGACGAGCGCCGCGACGAGACATATTGGAACGTTGCAGGTAAGCATATCTCTCCCAGACTGGCGAGCGCCGCCAAGTTCGCGCGCGCACATGCCGCAGGCTTCGTCGAATGGGTGGCGCAAGAGATCGTCCGCGCTGAGCCCGACATCGTCGGCTTCACCAGCACGTTTGCGCAGAATGTCTGTTCGCTGGCGGTTGCGAAGCGCGTCAAGGAACTTCGTCCGCGAGTCGCGACCGTATTCGGAGGTGCGAACGTCGAGAGCGGGATGGGCGCGGCGCTTCACGCGGAATTCGATTGGGTCGACTACGTCGTCCGGGGGGAAGGCGAAGCGGCGCTCCCCGCGCTGGTGCGAGTCGTGGAAGGGGCACGGGTTCCTTCCAGCGTTCCTGGGCTATGCTACCGCGAAGACGGAGCGTCGGTCGCCATGCCGTTCGACATGGGCGCGCAGACTCTCATGGATTCGGTACCGCCTCCAAACTATGACGAATACTTCGAGCGGCTGAGATCGAGCAAGATACGCGCGATGCTCGAACCACTCATCCATATTCCCGTGGAGAGTTCGAGAGGTTGTTGGTGGGGCGAGAAGCACCATTGCACGTTCTGCGGACTAAATGGTCAGACGATGGCATACCGCAGCAAGAACGGGGACAATTTCGCGGACGAGATTATCGGTCTGAGCCGGAAGTATCGCCGCCTTCTATTTCACGGCGTAGACAACATCCTAGACCTCAAGTTCTTCAAGTCGTTCCTTCCGCGAATGCAGGCCGCTCGTGCCGAGGGCTTGGACTTCCGCTTCTTCTTCGAAACGAAAGCCAATCTGCGTAAGGAGCAGCTGCAAATGATGGGGAAGGCTGGCGTCTATCGGTTCCAACCCGGAATCGAGGCGCTCAATACGTCGATTCTGCGACGGATCGACAAGGGCGTTACGGCCATTCAAAACGTACGTCTGCTGAAATGGGCGCGCGAACTCGGAATGGGAGTTGACTGGCATCTGATCTACGGATTTCCAGGCGAGACGGTGGAGAACTGGAACGAGGTCCACGACATGATTCCGCTCATCAGCCATTTTCAGCCGCCGCGCCTCATTGGACTTCTTTTGGAGCGGTTCAGCCCGTATTTCGACGACCCTGACAAGTACGGAATAAAGATGGGCGAGGCTGCGTCCTGGTATCGTTCGCTCTATCCTCTCCCGCCCGAGAGGGTCACCGAATTGGCCTACTACTTTCAATACACGGCGCGGGACACGGTTTCTCCCGAGACCATCGCACGAGTCCAAAGGCGGCTCGACGAGATCTGGAACGACGAGACGTTCGTGCATAGTTCATTCAAGTATACGGTCGGGCCGGGATTCGTCGAAATCAAAGACCGACGCGTCGGGCTTCCGGCCCAGGATATCGTGCTCTCCGCGCTTCCCGCGCATATCTTTCTCATTTGCGATAACGCGGTGACGCCGCTCGAAATCGAGAAGTGGCTTGCCTCGAACGAGGCGCCGTTCGAGTATTCGCAGGAGATCATCCTAAAGATCCTCGACGAACTTCATTCGCGGAGAATCCTGTTCCGCGAGGGCGAGCGCTGGATCGCGCTCGCGACGGCGCGCACTCCGGTAGACGGCCCTGCGGCAAAACCGCTGTGGGAGACTTCATCCGTCCGCCCGCTAGCAGCTGTGTGA
- a CDS encoding RiPP maturation radical SAM C-methyltransferase, producing the protein MKRHSVLLVSQPWAFVHVPSIQLGVLLSSLRRAGIDATAASLYLDFMHLLKAKSRDSADASGRFTVDSYTSISNLSFLTGIAEWAFAFPPIAVHTEEEDEAFLRCAERRCGPRVIATARMARAHAEEFLCGAVQNVIDSGCTILGISSCYSQTAASLQLAMRVKQIKPEVVIVMGGASCEADMGAALHESYTYLDYVLRGEAEDTLPQLVRAIEGQSGFEEIAGLCYRAADGSTKCVGDGATMTSKMDDVPIPEYDEYFEHLKRTNFAADVNSYVMIPVESSRGCWWGAKNHCKFCGINGGSMAYRSKSPERFVSEVEGLCVKHRNLLFQATDSILDLRYFESVFPRFRDMRERGIDLYFFYETKANLRKQQVALLREAGVQVMQPGLESLSTNVLRLMNKGVTALQNIRLLKWAMEYEIDVEWNIICGFPGETAADYAIMTELIPMLTHLHPPDVIQMQLQRFSPYFEKADENGVRILGPASWYKFVFQKDDQTVWRLAYNFEHECESAVATDEVRALKELVKRNWDKRTYRKGQSTLAYWRGPGFLTLRDRRLGLPAQDLRIAGLAASVYTLCDEILTPSMVVDSLGKATIVEVQQILSFFVKKKLMVEENGQYLALATAYRAAPVAASA; encoded by the coding sequence ATGAAGCGGCATAGTGTTTTGCTGGTCTCCCAGCCCTGGGCGTTCGTTCACGTTCCGTCGATTCAGCTCGGCGTGTTGCTTTCCAGCCTCAGGCGTGCCGGGATAGACGCGACCGCCGCTTCGCTGTACCTCGACTTCATGCATCTGTTGAAGGCGAAGAGTCGTGACTCGGCCGATGCGAGCGGCCGTTTTACGGTTGACAGCTATACGTCCATCTCGAATCTTTCGTTCCTGACGGGCATTGCGGAGTGGGCTTTCGCGTTCCCGCCGATCGCCGTGCACACGGAAGAAGAAGACGAAGCCTTTCTTCGGTGCGCCGAGCGTCGTTGCGGCCCGCGCGTCATCGCTACGGCCAGGATGGCACGTGCTCACGCCGAGGAGTTTCTTTGTGGCGCCGTCCAAAATGTAATCGATTCAGGCTGTACGATTCTCGGCATTTCGTCATGCTATTCGCAGACCGCTGCATCCTTGCAGTTGGCGATGCGCGTCAAACAGATCAAGCCCGAGGTCGTCATCGTCATGGGCGGAGCAAGCTGCGAGGCCGACATGGGGGCGGCATTGCACGAGAGCTATACGTATCTGGATTACGTGTTGCGCGGTGAGGCGGAGGATACGTTGCCGCAGCTCGTTCGTGCTATTGAAGGGCAGTCGGGATTCGAGGAGATCGCGGGATTGTGCTACCGCGCGGCGGATGGGAGCACGAAATGCGTCGGCGATGGAGCTACGATGACGTCGAAGATGGACGACGTGCCGATACCCGAGTACGATGAGTACTTCGAGCATCTGAAGCGGACAAACTTCGCGGCCGATGTGAACAGCTACGTCATGATTCCGGTGGAGAGTTCACGCGGATGCTGGTGGGGAGCCAAGAACCACTGCAAGTTCTGCGGCATCAACGGTGGAAGCATGGCGTATCGCAGCAAGTCTCCCGAGCGGTTTGTGAGCGAGGTTGAGGGCCTGTGCGTCAAACATCGGAATCTGCTTTTCCAGGCGACGGACTCGATATTGGATCTTCGCTACTTCGAATCGGTGTTTCCGCGGTTTCGGGACATGCGCGAGCGTGGCATCGATCTCTATTTCTTCTATGAGACGAAGGCGAATCTGCGCAAGCAACAGGTTGCGCTTTTGCGGGAAGCAGGCGTGCAGGTGATGCAGCCGGGCTTGGAGAGCCTGAGCACCAACGTGTTGCGTCTCATGAACAAAGGTGTGACGGCTCTTCAGAACATCCGGCTGCTGAAATGGGCGATGGAATACGAAATAGATGTCGAGTGGAACATCATCTGTGGCTTCCCCGGCGAGACGGCGGCCGATTACGCTATCATGACGGAGTTGATTCCGATGCTGACCCACCTCCATCCGCCAGACGTCATCCAAATGCAGCTTCAGCGCTTCAGCCCATATTTTGAAAAGGCCGACGAAAACGGCGTGCGAATTCTCGGCCCCGCGTCGTGGTATAAGTTCGTCTTTCAGAAGGACGACCAGACGGTTTGGCGTCTTGCGTACAACTTCGAACACGAGTGCGAATCCGCAGTGGCCACGGACGAAGTTCGGGCGCTGAAGGAGCTGGTCAAGCGCAATTGGGACAAGCGCACGTATCGCAAGGGGCAGAGTACGCTCGCGTATTGGCGAGGTCCAGGCTTTCTGACGCTGCGGGATCGTCGGCTCGGCCTCCCCGCGCAAGATTTGCGCATCGCCGGTTTGGCCGCATCGGTCTACACGCTGTGCGACGAAATCTTGACTCCCTCGATGGTCGTTGATTCGCTCGGCAAGGCGACTATCGTCGAAGTGCAACAGATCCTATCTTTCTTCGTGAAAAAGAAATTGATGGTCGAGGAGAACGGGCAGTACCTCGCTCTTGCCACCGCATATCGCGCGGCTCCGGTCGCCGCATCCGCATAA
- a CDS encoding CPBP family intramembrane glutamic endopeptidase — MHVTPASVLALTAIVEGAPLLAGILGFWNIRQVFVGPVRPAGWVLAVLVPVAYIATTYAMEPGIAAFAFGPWPLKGLALLAAVTGAFTEELLFRRMLIEILLRRRIPRIAAALTSGIAFGIAHLVWSPTSPALVVGFTGALGFALAMTYLLGNRRLLPCVLAHFAIDAVLEPGLLHFALASHP, encoded by the coding sequence ATGCACGTAACCCCTGCGTCCGTCCTCGCGTTGACCGCGATCGTCGAGGGGGCGCCGCTCCTCGCCGGGATATTAGGCTTCTGGAATATTCGGCAAGTATTTGTCGGACCGGTCCGACCGGCGGGTTGGGTGCTCGCCGTCTTAGTTCCCGTTGCTTATATCGCGACGACCTATGCGATGGAACCGGGGATCGCCGCTTTCGCGTTTGGGCCATGGCCGCTCAAGGGGCTCGCGCTGCTCGCGGCCGTAACGGGAGCGTTTACCGAGGAACTGCTCTTCCGCAGAATGTTGATTGAGATCCTTCTGCGTCGTCGCATACCGCGCATCGCGGCGGCGTTGACCTCGGGCATCGCCTTCGGCATCGCGCACTTAGTGTGGTCCCCGACCTCTCCCGCGCTCGTTGTCGGTTTTACCGGCGCATTGGGCTTCGCCCTCGCGATGACGTATCTTTTGGGCAATAGGAGACTATTGCCGTGCGTCCTAGCTCACTTCGCCATTGACGCCGTACTTGAGCCGGGCTTGCTGCACTTTGCGCTCGCTTCGCACCCTTGA
- a CDS encoding NUDIX hydrolase: protein MEKPLWRVRSSTYLIESEHLRIRSDEIELPSGAVLPNYYVRESHGFVMVFALTPAREVVLVRQYRYGIDEVIVELPAGSIAPGEDPLCCAQRELTEETGYTAARWELLSAVPAEPVRSNSRMYGYLAHDAICTHPQELDLTESIEPYTVPLAEIRPMLRGGAFGAISCVAVAYAALDRLGS from the coding sequence ATGGAAAAACCGCTCTGGCGCGTTCGCTCCTCGACCTACCTCATCGAGTCCGAGCACCTGCGCATTCGCAGCGACGAGATCGAGCTGCCGAGCGGCGCCGTGCTTCCCAATTACTACGTGCGCGAATCGCACGGGTTCGTAATGGTCTTTGCGCTCACGCCTGCACGTGAGGTCGTGCTGGTGCGCCAGTACCGCTACGGTATCGACGAGGTGATCGTCGAGCTGCCCGCCGGAAGCATTGCTCCGGGCGAAGACCCGCTTTGCTGCGCGCAGCGCGAGCTGACCGAAGAGACCGGTTACACGGCCGCGCGCTGGGAGTTACTCTCGGCCGTCCCGGCGGAGCCCGTGCGCTCGAATAGCCGGATGTACGGCTACTTGGCCCATGACGCGATTTGCACGCATCCGCAAGAGCTGGACCTCACCGAATCGATCGAACCCTATACCGTACCGCTCGCCGAGATCCGGCCGATGCTGCGCGGCGGCGCGTTTGGGGCGATCTCGTGCGTCGCGGTTGCCTACGCCGCCCTCGATCGCCTCGGAAGCTAA
- a CDS encoding 3-hydroxyacyl-CoA dehydrogenase NAD-binding domain-containing protein: MEDLMLVVGAGTMGAGIAYVAAAGGYTVELIEPDSGVRERASARIAKDAERAGTPDVLARVRFHSVIPARSEAAIAIEAVPERLDLKREVFAALEAALGPDALLATNTSSLSVSEIAQHCRHPERVVGLHFFNPPAAMKLVEIVETEHASDDALDRARTIVERIAKTAVACADTPGFIVNRVARPFYLQSMRALERGVAPIEELDALARGAGFRMGPFELMDLIGLDINLASSESVYERLEAERLAPRPMQRQLVAQGRLGRKTGSGFYAYEDGRYARLDLFSGIQERSDPLEEFVAVVGFGGTADDLASALEPRCERVQRVENDDLLDRLDPEVTLVIDTGDGSNDRAEIVIALDRRLEPSTIIFVDAYATDLGALRARLQHPQRVVGFGVLGAFNDQRAVEIVDSDAASDDALALAQECFEAVGKVVVLVEDVPGLFLGRVVGSIVNEAMIAVAEDVASPDDVDLAMQLGVNYPRGPIEWGREIGGARIARILQRLAGAEGEEFAPHRSLWVLDAPPEGSEEAETAPLNSFPA, encoded by the coding sequence GTGGAAGATCTCATGCTGGTCGTGGGCGCGGGAACGATGGGCGCCGGAATCGCCTACGTGGCCGCCGCGGGCGGATATACCGTCGAACTGATCGAGCCGGATTCCGGGGTGCGCGAGCGCGCGAGCGCGCGGATCGCGAAGGACGCCGAACGCGCCGGGACGCCCGACGTGCTCGCGCGGGTGCGGTTTCATTCCGTGATTCCCGCGCGCAGCGAAGCGGCGATCGCGATCGAGGCCGTTCCGGAACGGCTCGATCTCAAGCGCGAGGTCTTTGCCGCGCTCGAGGCGGCGTTAGGGCCCGATGCATTGCTCGCCACCAACACCTCGTCGCTCAGCGTGAGCGAGATCGCGCAGCATTGCCGTCACCCCGAGCGCGTGGTGGGACTGCATTTCTTCAACCCGCCGGCGGCGATGAAGCTGGTCGAAATCGTGGAGACCGAACACGCGTCGGACGACGCGCTCGATCGCGCCCGCACGATCGTGGAACGCATCGCCAAAACCGCCGTCGCCTGCGCCGACACACCGGGCTTCATCGTGAACCGGGTTGCGCGTCCGTTCTATTTGCAATCGATGCGCGCCCTCGAGCGCGGCGTTGCGCCGATCGAAGAGCTGGACGCGCTCGCCCGCGGCGCCGGCTTTCGCATGGGTCCGTTCGAATTGATGGACCTCATCGGTCTGGACATCAACCTCGCGAGCAGCGAATCGGTCTACGAACGGCTCGAGGCCGAACGCCTCGCGCCGCGGCCGATGCAGCGCCAACTGGTCGCGCAAGGGCGGCTCGGACGCAAGACCGGTTCGGGATTCTACGCGTACGAGGACGGGCGGTACGCGCGACTCGATCTCTTCTCGGGGATACAAGAGCGCAGCGATCCGCTCGAAGAGTTCGTTGCCGTCGTCGGTTTCGGCGGGACCGCGGACGATCTGGCGAGTGCGCTCGAGCCGCGTTGCGAGCGCGTGCAGCGCGTGGAGAACGACGACTTGCTCGATCGCCTCGATCCGGAGGTGACGCTGGTGATCGACACGGGTGACGGGTCCAACGATCGCGCCGAGATCGTGATCGCGCTCGATCGCCGACTCGAGCCGTCGACGATCATCTTCGTCGATGCGTACGCGACCGATCTCGGGGCGTTGCGCGCGCGGTTACAACATCCGCAGCGCGTCGTCGGCTTCGGTGTTCTCGGCGCCTTCAACGATCAGCGCGCGGTCGAGATCGTCGACTCCGATGCGGCCAGCGACGACGCGCTCGCATTGGCGCAAGAGTGTTTCGAAGCGGTCGGAAAGGTCGTCGTCTTGGTCGAGGACGTTCCCGGACTTTTCCTCGGGAGGGTCGTCGGCTCGATCGTCAACGAAGCGATGATTGCGGTCGCCGAAGACGTTGCTTCGCCGGACGACGTCGACCTGGCGATGCAGCTCGGCGTCAATTATCCGCGCGGTCCGATCGAATGGGGACGCGAGATCGGCGGTGCGCGCATCGCGCGCATTCTCCAGCGGCTTGCCGGCGCCGAAGGCGAGGAATTCGCGCCGCATCGCTCGCTGTGGGTACTCGATGCGCCGCCGGAGGGTTCCGAGGAAGCGGAAACGGCGCCCCTGAACAGTTTTCCGGCGTGA
- a CDS encoding PaaX family transcriptional regulator C-terminal domain-containing protein: MSERKVKRPNSFIFTLYGDLVHSQPGEEALPIGSLILLMASFGLSEPAVRQAVSRMSRQGWLRAQKLGNRSNYAVTERGRRRIEELSPRIYGPLVAWDGRWRLLTYSIAESRRAGRDRLRKELALLGWAPLSSSTWISPHDALEAVREAAQNAGVDADIDLFVCDFAGPGNDRELLQRCWDLDAIAAAYDDFIAAYAPRLEREERETKLTDRGAFVERLWLVHDYRKLTYVDPGLPASLLPAHWPGTRAAAIFREYYRRIEQKSRRFFLSVTGKAGAG; encoded by the coding sequence ATGTCGGAACGGAAAGTAAAGAGGCCGAACTCGTTCATCTTCACCCTGTACGGCGACCTGGTGCACAGCCAACCGGGCGAGGAAGCCCTGCCGATCGGGAGTTTGATCCTGCTGATGGCATCGTTCGGCCTCTCGGAGCCGGCGGTGCGGCAAGCGGTTTCGCGGATGTCGCGGCAAGGGTGGCTGCGGGCCCAAAAACTCGGAAACCGCTCGAACTACGCGGTAACCGAGCGTGGACGGCGTCGGATCGAGGAATTGAGCCCACGGATCTACGGGCCGCTGGTCGCGTGGGATGGACGCTGGCGTCTGCTCACCTACAGCATCGCCGAATCGCGGCGCGCGGGGCGCGACCGTTTGCGCAAGGAACTTGCCTTGCTCGGTTGGGCGCCACTTTCTTCTTCGACGTGGATCTCGCCGCACGATGCGCTCGAGGCCGTGCGCGAAGCAGCGCAAAACGCGGGCGTCGATGCCGACATCGACCTGTTCGTCTGTGACTTTGCCGGCCCGGGGAACGATCGGGAGTTGCTGCAGCGATGCTGGGATCTCGACGCGATCGCGGCCGCATACGACGACTTCATCGCTGCCTATGCCCCTCGCCTCGAGCGCGAAGAACGCGAAACCAAGCTCACCGACCGGGGCGCGTTCGTCGAACGCCTCTGGCTCGTGCACGACTATCGCAAACTCACCTACGTCGATCCCGGTCTGCCCGCATCGCTGCTCCCGGCACACTGGCCGGGGACCCGAGCGGCCGCGATTTTTCGCGAATATTACCGCAGGATCGAGCAGAAATCGCGCCGGTTTTTCCTGAGCGTGACGGGCAAGGCGGGGGCCGGATAG
- a CDS encoding Phenylacetic acid catabolic protein — MRIATFDDWLDLLKEWQHDIGLDPELIERYVPGYAFEAKYGALPTPEIYFGDFKGERRWETVREIPDQRMRDALLNMIVFQGDTEFASNEQQRFLVERAPSEYDLASLVRIMAEETRHGYQMCHVLIHHFGSEGKIEAQKLLERRAFGKKNRLLNAFNDDVTHWLDFFAYTNFMDRDGKFQLTMLSHSGFAPLASSVGPMLREESFHMGTGITGLRRIAQAGVIPVEIQQKYYNKWISGSLDLFGTDHSGSAQWAYAWGIKGRVDEDKAGEAVDREHLNERARAQFHAEVQATVDRVNEVNVSEVGFYVPDMRFNRRIGAFAGKRYAVDGRELTEHEWEAYAPTVLPTPADEVALAEFFKNPEWIAPRVSSRT, encoded by the coding sequence ATGCGCATCGCGACCTTCGACGACTGGCTGGACCTGCTCAAGGAGTGGCAGCACGACATCGGGCTCGATCCGGAGCTGATCGAGCGCTACGTGCCGGGCTATGCGTTCGAGGCGAAATACGGCGCGTTGCCGACGCCGGAGATTTACTTCGGCGATTTCAAGGGCGAGCGGCGTTGGGAAACCGTGCGCGAGATCCCGGACCAGCGCATGCGCGATGCGCTGCTGAACATGATCGTTTTTCAGGGCGACACCGAGTTTGCTTCCAACGAGCAGCAGCGCTTTCTGGTCGAGCGCGCACCGTCGGAATACGATCTGGCCTCGCTCGTGCGCATCATGGCCGAGGAGACCCGCCACGGCTACCAGATGTGTCACGTATTGATCCATCATTTCGGCAGCGAAGGCAAGATCGAGGCGCAGAAGCTGCTCGAACGGCGCGCCTTCGGCAAGAAGAATCGGCTGCTCAACGCGTTCAATGACGACGTTACGCACTGGCTCGATTTCTTCGCGTATACGAATTTCATGGACCGTGACGGGAAGTTTCAGTTGACGATGCTCTCGCACTCGGGTTTTGCGCCGCTCGCGTCGTCGGTCGGTCCGATGCTGCGCGAAGAATCCTTCCATATGGGGACCGGTATCACGGGGTTGCGCCGCATTGCGCAAGCGGGCGTCATTCCGGTGGAGATCCAGCAGAAGTATTACAACAAGTGGATCTCGGGCTCTCTCGATCTCTTCGGCACCGACCATTCGGGTTCGGCGCAGTGGGCGTATGCATGGGGCATCAAAGGGCGCGTCGACGAGGATAAGGCCGGCGAGGCGGTCGACCGCGAGCATCTCAACGAGCGTGCGCGCGCCCAGTTCCATGCCGAGGTGCAGGCGACGGTCGACCGTGTCAACGAGGTCAACGTGAGCGAGGTCGGGTTCTACGTTCCCGACATGCGCTTCAACCGCCGGATCGGCGCGTTCGCCGGGAAACGCTACGCGGTCGACGGGCGCGAATTGACGGAGCACGAGTGGGAAGCCTACGCACCGACGGTGTTGCCGACGCCGGCCGACGAGGTCGCGCTGGCGGAATTTTTCAAGAACCCCGAGTGGATAGCACCCCGTGTGTCATCCCGAACATAG